One genomic region from Gossypium hirsutum isolate 1008001.06 chromosome D13, Gossypium_hirsutum_v2.1, whole genome shotgun sequence encodes:
- the LOC107919328 gene encoding uncharacterized protein: MDWLVKYRVSLDCGTKRVVLRTLDGNEVVVIRERQNYLGNVIFALVAEKLVRKGCETYFTYISVSASRDSTMKDIRLVRDFLNVFSDELPGLPLNREMEFEIELFPGTAPVSIVHYRIAPKELTELKAQIQELLDRRFICPNISPWGASILREKQLYAKFSKCEIWLCEVTFLGHVVSAEGIRVDLRKIEAVLDWKQLKNVSEIRNLLRLAGYYRRFVEGFSLIAALLTKLLRKGLLFDWTNTQQKSFEKLKTVLTEAPILVQLKHGKEFTVYSDASHISLACVLMQDDKVVAFSSRQLKTHGANYPTHNLELATVENGCTTDFGINSDGVLCFRGRICVSNGEDLRVRKVTNFVARCFTCQQVKAKYQLPSGLLQLFWKKLQEALGSRLGISTAFHLQTDCQSERVIQILGDMLMNCVIDFRGSWQEYLLLAEFAYNNSF; this comes from the exons atggactggttggttaaGTATCGTGTGAGTTTGGATTGTGGAACTAAAAGGGTCGTATTGAGAACTTTGGATGGTAATGAAGTAGTTGTGATTAGGGAACGTCAGAATTACTTGGGTAACGTGATCTTTGCACTGGTAGCTGAGAAACTAGTTCGCAAGGGATGTGAGACGTATTTTACCTACATAAGTGTTTCCGCTTCTAGGGACTCTACTATGAAGGACATCAGACTTGTGAGGGATTTTCTGAACGTCTTTTCTGATGAGCTACCGGGTTTACCTCTGAATCGAGAAATGGAGTTTGAGATTGAGCTTTTccctggtacagctccggtgtctatcgttCACTATCGAAtagcaccgaaggagcttacagagcttaaggctcaaattcaggaGTTATTGGATCGTAGGTTCATCTGTCCTAATATATCCCCGTGGGGAGCATCG attttgagggaaaaacagctctatgctaagttcagcaagtgcgAAATTTGGTTATGtgaagtaacatttctgggtcatgtggtgtctgctgaggggattcgagtcGATCTTCGAAAAATTGAGGCTGTATTGGATTGGAAGCAGCTtaagaatgtgtctgagattCGCAACCTTTTGAGGTtggccggttattaccgacgatttgtggaaggattttcactGATCGCAGCACTcttgactaagctgctacgtaaaGGTCTATTGTTTGACTGGACTAATACGCAGCaaaagagctttgagaagcttaaaaCTGTATTGACTGAGGCTCCTATTTTGGTACAGCTTAAACATGGAAAAGAGTTcacggtttatagtgatgcatcacatatCAGCTTGGCATGTGTCTTGATGCAGGATGATAAGGTGGTTGCATTTtcatctcgtcagcttaagacacatggGGCGAATTATCCGACGCACAATTTGGAGTTGGCCACT GTTGAGAATGGTTGCACTACTGACTTTGGGATAAACAGTGATGGGGTACTTTGTTTCCGAGGTCGAATTTGTGTATCGAATGGTGAGGATTTAAG ggtgCGTAAGGTTACTAACTTCGTTGCTCGCTGTTttacttgtcagcaggttaaggctaagTATcaattaccttcgggtttgctacagCTG TTCTGGAAGAAGCTTCAagaggctctgggttcaagattaggcatcagtactgctttccatcttCAAACAGATTgtcagtcggagagggtgattcagatattgggGGACATGTTGATGAACTGTGTTATtgattttcgaggcagttggcAGGAGTACTTGCTATTAgcggagtttgcctacaataatagcttctAG